The genomic region AATATTATTAAAAGGTTTCCCCTGCCCCCCGGGGGGGGGGGTAGATGAAGGGATCATTTGTGCATTTTAAATATTAACGTAATAAATATCAGACATGATATCACATGAAATTGATTACAAGATTTTCGGCGACGATATCCAATTTGTAGAGATTGAACTCGATCCGAAAGAGACAGTAATTGCAGAGGCCGGAACAATGGTCTACATGGAACAGGGCATTAATTTCGAGGTGAAAATGGGCGACGGTTCAACTCCTAACCAGGGACTGATGGGAAAACTTCTCTCTGCAGGTTCAAGGCTCCTCACTGGAGAATCGCTCTTTATTACTCACTTCACAAACCATGGTTATAATAAAAGCCATGTTGCCTTTGCGGCACCATATCCGGGAACTATAATTCCTGTTGACCTGAAAGATGTCAGGAACACTCTTATCGTACAAAAAGACGGCTTCCTCTGTGCTGCTTTCGGTACAAAACTCTCCATCACGCTAAACAAGAGAATCGGTGCTGGATTGCTTGGAGGCGAAGGATTTATCCTCCAAAAAATTGAGGGTGATGGCAAAGCTTTCATCCATGCAGGAGGGACTGTAATTGAAAAACAGCTGAATAATGAAACTCTTCGTATTGATACCGGCTGTATTGTTGCTTTCGAGCCTTCAATCGACTTCGACATTGAAGCTTCAGGAAGCCTTAAATCGATGGTCTTCGGAGGTGAAGGCTTATTCCTTGCCACATTGCATGGTACCGGAAAGGTCTGGCTGCAGTCAATGCCAATACGTAAACTGATCCGTGCTCTCGCCCCAATGGGCGGGAACAGAGGCAAGGAAGCCGGTTCTATTCTTGGCAGTTTCCTTGAGAGATAATAAATAACCCTATCAGAAAGTCGCTTTCATCATCCATACCTAATCTGATGACTGTGAAACAATTAACAGGAGTGGGGTGGTAAGGTAACGTGTTTTCATAATACTAATAATTCTTAAAATTAAAAGAAGACCTGACACAGAGTTACACGGAGGAGACACAGAGCTACACAGAGAGATTTGTTTTCCTCTGTGGCTCTCTGTGCTTTCTCCGGCTTTCCTCTGTGTAACAAAAACATTAAAATATATCAGAATATTTATTTCTGCAGCTGAAGTTTCCATCCAACACAATAGCCAGAACAGTAATATATTCATCAAGAACTGAATCCGGAACATCAATGAAAATGAGTCCTGAATTATTACTCCAGTATGGCTTCAGGTATTCTTTATATGTAAGCTTCGTTCCATTCCCGACAGTATAGATCCTGTTGATCTTGTTCTTCACCCCCTCCAGCATAACCTGTCCCTTCGGTTTGCCATGAATAAATAAATAAAGCATTGTACTGTCCTTTGATATTGTTGATGGTCCATAGAAATAGCCTGCCGGAAGCCCTCCCACTGTTCCGTAAATTGCTTCCGCATGCTTTCTGTTCCACTTGCCCAGCTCCTTCAGAACTGACACCTCCTCTGCCGGAATTGTACCATCAGCTCTTGGCCCGATATCGAGAAGCATGTTCCCTCCTTTTGAAAGACCCTCAGCAAATATTCTAATTACCTGTGCCGGAGATTTAAACTCTTTGTCATTCTGCTGGTACCCCACGAGTCGTTTATTGTCATACAGAGTTCCCAGTACTTTTCAGCCGGTCTGGTAACCGGAAGTCCCTGCTCCGGAGTAGCATAATCACCATAGCCCTGAAGACGTGAATTTATTATTGCAGCAGGATTCCTTTCAAGTATCATTTTTCGTATTTCAGGAGCTCTCCACTTAGCTGCGGTCTGTTCCCAGTCTCCATCAAACCAGTATAGATCAGGATTGAAGTTCTTTCCGAGTTCATTTAACTGCCCGTGATTAAAAGCGTCGAACCTTTTCCACCTGATTGAGTCATTTTCATATCTCTTTTCAGCCTTTGTAAAATTCGGATAGTCTGCATTCGACCAGTCAAGCAGTGAATAATAAATCCCGACTTTCAGACCATTCTTCCTCAATGAATTTACAAACGGTGTAACAAGATCTTTCTTTGCAGGAGTCTTCTTAACAACGCTAAGCTCTCCCATTTTTGTATCCCAGAGAGCTACCCCGTCGTGATGTTTGGAAGTAAGGACTGCATATTTTGCACCGCTCTCTTTTATAAGAGAAGCCCATTCATCTGGTTTATATGAAGCAGCTGTAAACCCATTTAGCTGTTTCATATAATCGTCGTATGAGATATAACCATTATAGAACGACCATGATTCATCAATTCCGTTCACGGCATATATTCCCCAGTGAATAAAAATCCCGAGCCTGGCATCGCTGAACCACTGCATCCTGGTCTCTTTTTCTTTAGGGGTTTCCTGCGCCGAAAGAGAGTAAGTAATCAGGAAAAGTAATAGAAGAGGGAAAATGTATTTTTCATTGATTAGTTAGTCTTTAATTATTAAGTAGCATTCTCTGTGTAACTCTGTGTCTTCTCTGTGTAGCTCTGTGTAAGTTCTTCATTTATTTATTACACAGAGGAAATCCGGAGGAGACACAGAGAGCCACAGAGGAAGAATATATAAATCTATATAATTATGAAAAATCGAACCCCGAAATATAAGCAGGAGCATCATAAAAGCCCTCCTTCTCCTTATCCGTCAGATTAATGAACCTGGCATATACCAGTCCGGGTTTTGCATTAAGCATCCTGTTTAGTGCCCCCATCTTTACCCCGGTTCTGATCTTGTCAAAAGAAGACTCCTGTCGTCAAGCCAGGTCAGACCTGTATGAAATCCCTCCTCCGCACATGCCGATTCAAAAAAGATCCGCGAGCAGTTTCTCTCTTCCGGGTTTACAATATATTGCATCGAACACCAGATATCGAAATTCCCCCGGTCTGAAGAGTCTCCTGAAATATGGCATTTTAGGCAGTATGCTCATCATTACCCAGCCCCAGATCCCCGGTACATCATATACTTTGTAGACCGATGGTATTGCACAAACCCCCGCAATTATCTCATTTTCTTCTTTTAATACATAATACCTGTTGCCGAAAAAAGCATAATCTGTACTGAAGAAAGCATAATCTTTGTAGTATTCAAGTAACAGAGATTCCATTTTATTCTTCTCTTCCTCCCTGAGTTTAGTTACCCGTGAATCGGTTTTCGGAGAGAATCTGCTGAATGCAACAGTCAGGAAAGATCTTATGTACTCATATCCGGCCTGGTTTACAAGATTCTTAGATCTCTCATTCATGCTTTCGACAAAAGCATACATAACATGCTTGTCTCCTTCAAAAACATCCTTTAGTTCAAGTAAATGCGGTTTGCTGAATATTTCAAGAGTTTTTTGCTTGAATGTGTCGTCTTTCTCCGGTTTGATAACAGCTCTCCTGCGTTTTCGCCAGTTAACATCCGACTGGTATGTTGACTGAAATGCAAGATACCTCAGATATGAAGCAGGATATCTTAATCTACCCTGACCTGAAATCCGGAAACACGATCCTACGGTACCTGTTATCTGATTCTTCTTATATAAAGAAACAAATCTGATCTGATCTTTATACGCCTCAATCCTTGGTCCGATATTCTGAAGTGAGAATCTTAAACCACCTTCGGATCCCTGTACAGCATGACTTAATACATCCAGGATCCCTTCATTTGCATGATCCGATATCCTTACCTCCAGGCCCTTATAATCAAATACCTTTCTTTCAAACATCTTATCTCTTAGCCTTCTTATTTAGTTTTATTATCGAGGCTTCCAAATACTCTCTGAAGAATCGGAGAGACTCTTGCTGACACATCTTTTCTTATTTTCAATTCCTCAAGCTCAACCTTCATAAACATCCCGGCAAGTGCTTTATTGGTCAGATAATCATCAAGATCCGTATTTACAGGTTTCAGGTTTGCAACCCTTCCGGCAACAGAATTTGCCAGTGTGTTCCATTTTCCTGTAAGTGCCACCCATGAGTCTTTAGTTGAAACTCCTGCAACTATTTTCTTTTCGGTAGAAGCCTGAATTTTCGGTTTATAAAGGGCATAAAGTTCTGAAAAGGTTGTTGAGCGCAAATAGCCGGTTGCTGCATTATCAGCTCCGTTAAGGATATTGAATGCATCTTTTATTGTCATCTGCTTTACACTGTTGACAAAAATAGGAGCTACCTCTTTAGCTGCATCTTCTGCCGCCCTGTTTATTCTCAGAACAACATCCTGCATGAGCTTGTCTCCTCCGGGCAGCCTGGATATATTGTCTACTATTGTTTTTGCCTCATCGGGAAGAAGAATTTTTATTGCCTCATCACCATAATAGCCATTCTCTGCTGCAAGCCTTTGTGCCGAATTCTTTGCCCCAGTCATTAAGGCTTCTTTTAATCCATTAATCACCTCCGCCTCCGTAAGCGGAACCGGACCCGCCGATTGAAGTAAATTCATGACCTCTGCACATCCTGTAAGTATCATCACAGCAACAAGGAATGAAATTATTCTGGTCTTCATAATTAGGATTTTAATTATTATGCAAGATACAAAAAAAGGCGCAAAGGCGCAAAGGCATAATGGCGCAAAGGCGTAATGGCACAATGGCGTAACGGCTCAAAGGCATAACGGCTCGATGGCTCAGTGAGCTAGCGGATTATAGGCAGAAGAGCTGTGGATATAAGAAGATCTTCAGGATTGGTGATCTTAATGTTTTCTCGGTTTCCCTCAATGATATTTATTTTCTCTCCTGTCTTTTCCAGAACTGTTGCATCGTCTGTAAACTCTACACTATACTCCTGTGTATAAGCTTTTTTAAGAAGTTCTGCATTGAACACCTGTGGTGTCTGAATCTGCTTTACATGGAACCTGTTCACAGGCATGCTTCCTTTGTCGGTGAGTATTCTAAGCGACTCTGTTGGAGATATTGCCGGTATAGCATTACCAAGTTTTTCAGCAGTCTCGAAACACCTCTTAATAGTATCAATGCTGACAAAAGGTCTCACTCCGTCGTGAATAGCAACCAAGCCGGGTGTATTTACAAATTTAAGACCGTTCCTGACAGAAAAGAACCTGTGATTTCCTCCTTTTACAAGAGTTTGCGGAACAATAAACTTATGCTTTTCCTGAAGGTCGCACCAGTGTAATAGCTGGTTTTCAGGAAGAACTGTTATGATCTCAATAGACTCATCGAAAGCTTTAAATCTTTCAATTGTGTGCATCAGAACCGGTCTTCCGGCAAGCTCAAGAAATTGCTTGGGAATCTCTGCCCCCATTCTTTTCCCGCTTCCTCCCGCAACTATTACAACGTATAACTGCATATACTATTCCTTTGTATATAAAAACCTCTTAATACTTCTCTTCGGTGTCTTCGCAAACTCTT from Bacteroidales bacterium harbors:
- a CDS encoding 2-C-methyl-D-erythritol 4-phosphate cytidylyltransferase — protein: MQLYVVIVAGGSGKRMGAEIPKQFLELAGRPVLMHTIERFKAFDESIEIITVLPENQLLHWCDLQEKHKFIVPQTLVKGGNHRFFSVRNGLKFVNTPGLVAIHDGVRPFVSIDTIKRCFETAEKLGNAIPAISPTESLRILTDKGSMPVNRFHVKQIQTPQVFNAELLKKAYTQEYSVEFTDDATVLEKTGEKINIIEGNRENIKITNPEDLLISTALLPIIR
- a CDS encoding TIGR00266 family protein; the encoded protein is MISHEIDYKIFGDDIQFVEIELDPKETVIAEAGTMVYMEQGINFEVKMGDGSTPNQGLMGKLLSAGSRLLTGESLFITHFTNHGYNKSHVAFAAPYPGTIIPVDLKDVRNTLIVQKDGFLCAAFGTKLSITLNKRIGAGLLGGEGFILQKIEGDGKAFIHAGGTVIEKQLNNETLRIDTGCIVAFEPSIDFDIEASGSLKSMVFGGEGLFLATLHGTGKVWLQSMPIRKLIRALAPMGGNRGKEAGSILGSFLER
- a CDS encoding DUF4197 domain-containing protein; this encodes MKTRIISFLVAVMILTGCAEVMNLLQSAGPVPLTEAEVINGLKEALMTGAKNSAQRLAAENGYYGDEAIKILLPDEAKTIVDNISRLPGGDKLMQDVVLRINRAAEDAAKEVAPIFVNSVKQMTIKDAFNILNGADNAATGYLRSTTFSELYALYKPKIQASTEKKIVAGVSTKDSWVALTGKWNTLANSVAGRVANLKPVNTDLDDYLTNKALAGMFMKVELEELKIRKDVSARVSPILQRVFGSLDNKTK